Genomic segment of Tissierellales bacterium:
AAATCAAATACTACTGGATAAGTATATCCTTCCCCTTCTAAAAATCCTATTATATCTTCCTTAGAACCTTCTCTTCCTACATCAGGAGCAGCTACACCTAATATTATCACATCTTCTGAGTTATTATTATTATCTTTATATACTTCTTCTATATCTGGCATTTCCATTCTACAAGGTGGACACCAGGTTGCCCAAAAATTTAAAAACACTACTTTCCCTTTATAATCACTTAAGGTATGGGTTTCCCCATATTGATCCACTAAAGTGAAATCTGGTAATTGCACTTCCTCTGATGTTTCCGTTTCCTCTTCCTCTTCTCCTGAAGAATACTGCTCTTCCCTCCTATGTTCATCTTCATCACTTTTTTCAGCCTTATCTCTTTTATCTATTTCATCTTGACTATATTCTGTTGGTTCCTTTTTGAATTGGCTAAAGTATCCAATAATATTATCTGTTCCACCTAAAGCCATTACCAAACCAGTAACTAATAACAAAGCACCACCAACTTTTTGTATTGTTTTCATATGCAGCTTTATTTTATCAATATATTTAAATAGTTTATCATAAAATATAGCAATAATTATAAATGGCAATGTAAAGCCTAATG
This window contains:
- a CDS encoding cytochrome c biogenesis protein/redoxin, with product AILSGSSVQNLKDGEVKLKDSPLVRNTVLFVLGISTTFFILGSSVRVLNHFITANRELLSTIGGILIIIMGLFYLGYLNLPFLQKEKKFNLEVKEMKPLTAYLLGFTFSFGWSPCIGPMLASALIMASSSESVLIGNLMILVYTLGFTLPFIIIAIFYDKLFKYIDKIKLHMKTIQKVGGALLLVTGLVMALGGTDNIIGYFSQFKKEPTEYSQDEIDKRDKAEKSDEDEHRREEQYSSGEEEEETETSEEVQLPDFTLVDQYGETHTLSDYKGKVVFLNFWATWCPPCRMEMPDIEEVYKDNNNNSEDVIILGVAAPDVGREGSKEDIIGFLEGEGYTYPVVFDFEAEIMEKYAIQALPSTFIIDKEGNMSQYVPGAMDKGTMENLINNAK